The region TCATGCGTTGACTAAAGGCACACTATTGAGAAGATGGGTGTTTGCGTTTCATGTCCCTTTGTTTTTTATTGTGGCTGGATTAACCTTTGTACCAAAGAATAGTAGAGGTTATATAAAAACTAGATTTAAAAGGCTGATGGTTCCTTATTATCTAGTATAACTCGATTTAAATAAGCTTACAATTTAAGCATTGGTAGTAATCTGATTTCTTGGCTTACGTGTCCATGCTTTGGGCGCACGTTTCCCTTGGTTTTCAGGATAATAATGTAAACTTATTAAAATTGAGTTATACTAGTATCAATTTTAAGCATAGTTATCTATTTGGTTCTTGGTAAGTATGTAGGTGTTTCAGATCATAACCAGATGAGCTTTGTCAATAATATCGCAAGTATGTTTTATGGAAGCTCAAAACTTGGCTATATGAAATGGAATCTTCCATTATGGTTTGTACCGTGCTTCTTTGCTACTATGTGCATATTTAATGTAATAGTAAATTTTCTGGGAAATCGGAAGTGGAATGATTGTAAACTGTTACTGGTTTCAGTGGCTTTACTAATAATAGGATACGTCATTTCTAATGTTTGTTATATATATTTGCCGTTTCAGCTAGAAACATCAATGAACCTTCTCTTTTTTGTGGTGTGCGGTTATCTATGCAGTAAAGCAATTGGGGGGGGGGGGGGGGGGGGGGGGGGCAGAGCGTACCGTATGTTTCGCGGAGTAAGAAGGCAATTGTAGGAGTAGCAGCTATATTAATTGGCTGTATCTTAAGTTTCTTTAATGATGGAATAGGTGTAAGAACAGATACCTATGGAATGCTCCCGCTTTATATATTTATTGCATTATTGATGAGCGTGGGAGTGATAGGTGTT is a window of Enterocloster clostridioformis DNA encoding:
- a CDS encoding acyltransferase family protein; its protein translation is MEQRQISKRKNYIDIAKGLGIICIVIGHALTKGTLLRRWVFAFHVPLFFIVAGLTFVPKNSRGYIKTRFKRLMVPYYLV